The Prunus persica cultivar Lovell chromosome G8, Prunus_persica_NCBIv2, whole genome shotgun sequence genome includes a region encoding these proteins:
- the LOC18768072 gene encoding acetolactate synthase 3, chloroplastic yields MAAIAPSSSSLSNPSPLPSSANSQNNTSRFTRPFSPIPQKPTLYRPLHISNSLSPKPKPKATSTSITTTPITTTSEPQTFISRYAPDEPRKGADVLVEALERQGVTDVFAYPGGASMEIHQALTRSSTIRNVLPRHEQGGVFAAEGYARASGLPGVCIATSGPGATNLVSGLADALLDSVPLVAITGQVPRRMIGTDAFQETPIVEVTRSITKHNYLVLDVEEIPRIVREAFFLATSGRPGPVLIDIPKDIQQQLLVPNWNQPMSLPGYMSRLPKSPSESHLDQIVRLVSESKKPVLYVGGGCLNSSDQLRRFVDLTGIPVASTLMGLGAYPCSDELSLQMLGMHGTVCANYAVDKSDLLLAFGVRFDDRVTGKLEAFASRAKIVHIDIDSAEIGKNKQPHVSVCADVKLALAGINRILEGKGSKLKLDFSAWREELKEQKVKFPLSYKTFGEAIPPQYAIQVLDELTDGNAIISTGVGQHQMWAAQFYKYRRPRQWLTSGGLGAMGFGLPAAIGAAVANPDAIVVDIDGDGSFMMNVQELATIRVENLPIKIMLLNNQHLGMVVQWEDRFYKANRAHTYLGNPSNESEIFPNMLKFAAACGIPAARVTKKEHLKEAIQKMLDTPGPYLLDVIVPHQEHVLPMIPSGGAFKDVITEGDGRSSY; encoded by the coding sequence ATGGCGGCCATCGCTCCATCCTCTTCCTCCTTGTCAAATCCCTCTCCTCTCCCTTCTTCAGCAAATTCCCAAAACAACACTTCCAGATTTACCCGCCCCTTTTCCCCTATTCCCCAGAAGCCCACTCTCTACCGCCCTCTCCACATatccaattctctctctcccaaacccaaacccaaagCCACGAGCACCAGCATCACCACCACCCCTATTACCACCACTTCAGAACCACAAACTTTCATTTCCCGATATGCCCCTGATGAGCCAAGAAAGGGCGCGGATGTCCTGGTGGAGGCCCTTGAACGCCAAGGCGTCACCGACGTATTCGCCTACCCTGGAGGCGCATCCATGGAGATCCACCAGGCCCTCACGCGCTCCTCCACCATCCGCAACGTCCTCCCTCGCCACGAGCAAGGTGGCGTCTTTGCTGCCGAGGGCTACGCGCGCGCCTCCGGCCTCCCCGGTGTCTGTATTGCTACCTCGGGCCCTGGTGCCACCAACTTGGTCAGTGGCCTCGCCGACGCACTCCTCGACAGCGTCCCCTTGGTCGCTATCACTGGACAGGTCCCCCGCCGCATGATCGGCACCGACGCTTTTCAAGAGACACCCATCGTTGAGGTAACCCGATCCATCACCAAACACAATTACCTTGTTCTTGATGTAGAGGAAATTCCTAGAATTGTTCGTGAGGCTTTTTTCTTGGCCACCTCAGGCCGACCAGGCCCAGTTTTGATAGACATACCCAAAGATATACAGCAACAGCTTCTAGTTCCCAATTGGAACCAACCCATGAGTCTTCCCGGCTACATGTCTAGGTTGCCCAAGTCCCCCTCTGAGTCCCATTTGGACCAGATTGTGAGGTTGGTATCTGAGTCGAAGAAGCCGGTTTTGTATGTTGGTGGAGGGTGTCTGAACTCGAGCGACCAGTTGAGGCGATTTGTGGATCTTACCGGGATCCCCGTTGCGAGTACTTTGATGGGTCTTGGGGCGTACCCATGCTCCGACGAATTGTCCCTCCAAATGCTTGGGATGCATGGGACTGTGTGTGCTAATTATGCTGTGGATAAGTCTGACTTGTTGCTTGCTTTTGGGGTGAGGTTCGATGACCGTGTCACAGGAAAGCTCGAAGCATTTGCTAGCCGCGCTAAGATTGTTCACATTGATATTGATTCAGCAGAGATCGGAAAGAATAAGCAGCCTCATGTGTCAGTTTGTGCAGATGTGAAGTTGGCATTGGCAGGGATAAATCGAATATTGGAAGGCAAAGGAAGCAAGCTTAAACTAGATTTCTCAGCTTGGAGGGAGGAGCTGAAAGAGCAGAAGGTGAAGTTTCCATTGAGTTATAAGACTTTTGGGGAAGCCATTCCTCCTCAGTATGCGATTCAGGTCCTTGACGAATTAACGGATGGGAATGCAATTATAAGCACTGGAGTTGGGCAGCATCAAATGTGGGCAGCTCAATTTTACAAATACAGGAGGCCTCGCCAGTGGTTGACATCAGGGGGATTAGGGGCTATGGGTTTTGGATTGCCTGCCGCTATCGGGGCTGCTGTTGCAAATCCAGATGCAATTGTTGTTGACATCGATGGCGATGGGAGTTTCATGATGAATGTCCAAGAATTGGCAACTATCAGGGTAGAGAATCTTCCCATTAAGATAATGCTGTTGAATAATCAGCATTTGGGTATGGTTGTTCAGTGGGAGGATCGCTTTTATAAGGCGAACAGGGCTCACACTTACTTAGGGAACCCATCAAACGAGTCTGAGATATTCCCGAATATGCTCAAGTTTGCAGCAGCCTGTGGGATACCAGCTGCGCGTGTGACGAAGAAGGAGCATCTGAAGGAAGCAATTCAGAAAATGTTGGACACTCCTGGTCCATACTTGTTGGATGTGATAGTGCCCCATCAAGAGCATGTCTTACCTATGATTCCTAGCGGTGGTGCTTTCAAAGATGTGATAACGGAAGGTGATGGAAGATCGTCTTATTGA
- the LOC18767220 gene encoding RNA-binding protein 38 isoform X1, with amino-acid sequence MTPANLAGQFGDTTYTKVFVGGLAWETQKETMKKYFEQFGEILEAVVITDKATGRSKGYGFVTFRESEAAMRACVDAAPVIDGRRANCNLASLGVQRSKPSTPKHGGGGAGRNFRVMGSFQTGFGGGGVGSAFPSAAATFPHYAIQQGIPYNLYGYSPYSPDYTYPTNYYGLYGGTTGQYPMYGTSPAGGMVTGAAAAAAAFYPYLQYGSEGNGGAAAAAAYSTTSGVQNYATGVQYPHHHHHHLFQYSALNSTGVGGGYQHYGPPISLAPSPALQSPGVTMALPAPIPHR; translated from the exons ATGACTCCAGCTAATTTGGCAGGGCAGTTTGGTGATACCACATACACCAAGGTGTTTGTTGGAGGATTGGCTTGGGAAACCCAGAAGGAAACCATGAAGAAATACTTTGAACAGTTCGGTGAGATCTTGGAGGCTGTTGTCATCACTGACAAGGCCACCGGCAGATCAAAAGGCTACGGATTT GTAACTTTTCGCGAATCCGAAGCTGCCATGAGAGCTTGTGTGGATGCTGCTCCTGTGATTGATGGGAGGAGGGCCAACTGCAATCTTGCTTCTCTGGGAGTTCAGAGATCCAAGCCTTCAACTCCAAAGCATG GTGGTGGAGGAGCAGGTAGGAACTTTAGGGTAATGGGGTCTTTCCAAACAGGGTTCGGAGGAGGTGGAGTTGGATCAGCTTTTCCTTCTGCAGCAGCAACCTTCCCTCATTATGCCATCCAACAAGGGATACCTTACAATCTTTATGG GTACTCTCCATACTCACCAGACTACACTTACCCTACG AACTACTATGGTTTGTATGGAGGGACAACCGGGCAGTATCCTATGTACGGGACAAGCCCTGCAGGCGGAATGGTGACGGGAGCTGCCGCGGCTGCAGCTGCGTTTTACCCGTATCTGCAATACGGATCAGAAGGGAATGGAGGagctgcagcagcagcagcttatAGTACTACTTCAGGTGTGCAGAACTACGCAACTGGTGTCCAATATccacaccaccaccaccaccacctgtTCCAGTATTCGGCCTTGAATTCAACTGGTGTTGGAGGAGGCTACCAGCACTATGGTCCTCCCATTTCTCTTGCGCCCTCACCCGCCTTGCAATCGCCAG GCGTAACCATGGCCCTCCCTGCACCAATTCCTCATCGCTAG
- the LOC18768002 gene encoding chlorophyll a-b binding protein CP26, chloroplastic has protein sequence MASLAASTAAASLGVSELLGNSLNNFSGAARSAPSATTPATFKTVALFSKKKAAPPPKAKAVAPADEELAKWYGPDRRIFLPEGLLDRSEIPEYLTGEVPGDYGYDPFGLGKKPENFSKYQAYELIHARWAMLGAAGFIIPEAFNKFGANCGPEAVWFKTGALLLDGNTLNYFGKNIPINLIFAVVAEVVLLGGAEYYRITNGLDLEDKLHPGGPFDPLGLAKDPDQAALLKVKEIKNGRLAMFSMLGFFLQAYVTGEGPVENLAKHLSDPFGNNLLTVIGGSVERAPTL, from the exons ATGGCTTCTCTGGCAGCATCAACAGCGGCTGCTTCCCTTGGTGTGTCTGAATTGCTTGGAAACAGTCTGAACAACTTTAGCGGCGCAGCCAGGTCGGCCCCTTCAGCCACCACACCAGCCACCTTCAAGACCGTCGCACTCTTCTCCAAGAAGAAGGCCGCACCCCCTCCCAAGGCCAAGGCTGTTGCTCCTGCTGACGAAGAGCTCGCCAAGTGGTATG GTCCTGATAGAAGAATCTTCTTGCCTGAGGGGCTCTTGGACCGCTCAGAGATCCCAGAGTACTTGACTGGAGAAGTTCCTGGCGA TTATGGATATGATCCTTTTGGGCTAGGCAAGAAGCCAGAAAACTTCAGCAA ATACCAAGCATATGAGCTAATCCATGCTCGGTGGGCTATGCTTGGTGCTGCCGGATTCATCATCCCAGAGGCCTTCAACAAATTTGGTGCTAACTGCGGCCCTGAGGCTGTCTGGTTCAAG ACAGGAGCTCTACTCCTTGATGGGAACACATTGAATTACTTTGGTAAGAACATACCTATCAATCTTATCTTTGCTGTTGTTGCTGAGGTTGTTCTTCTAGGTGGAGCAGAATACTACAGAATCACAAACGGCTTG GATTTGGAGGACAAGCTTCACCCAGGTGGTCCTTTTGACCCATTGGGGCTTGCTAAGGATCCAGACCAGGCTGCATTGCTAAAGGTGAAGGAGATTAAGAACGGAAGACTTGCCATGTTTTCCATGCTTGGTTTCTTCCTGCAAGCTTATGTCACCGGAGAAGGTCCTGTCGAAAACCTAGCAAAGCATCTCAGTGATCCCTTCGGCAACAACTTGCTTACTGTGATCGGTGGCTCTGTGGAAAGAGCTCCAACCCTGTAA
- the LOC18767220 gene encoding RNA-binding protein 38 isoform X2 produces the protein MTPANLAGQFGDTTYTKVFVGGLAWETQKETMKKYFEQFGEILEAVVITDKATGRSKGYGFVTFRESEAAMRACVDAAPVIDGRRANCNLASLGVQRSKPSTPKHGGGGAGRNFRVMGSFQTGFGGGGVGSAFPSAAATFPHYAIQQGIPYNLYGYSPYSPDYTYPTNYYGLYGGTTGQYPMYGTSPAGGMVTGAAAAAAAFYPYLQYGSEGNGGAAAAAAYSTTSGVQNYATGVQYPHHHHHHLFQYSALNSTGVGGGYQHYGPPISLAPSPALQSPVCFAVPQA, from the exons ATGACTCCAGCTAATTTGGCAGGGCAGTTTGGTGATACCACATACACCAAGGTGTTTGTTGGAGGATTGGCTTGGGAAACCCAGAAGGAAACCATGAAGAAATACTTTGAACAGTTCGGTGAGATCTTGGAGGCTGTTGTCATCACTGACAAGGCCACCGGCAGATCAAAAGGCTACGGATTT GTAACTTTTCGCGAATCCGAAGCTGCCATGAGAGCTTGTGTGGATGCTGCTCCTGTGATTGATGGGAGGAGGGCCAACTGCAATCTTGCTTCTCTGGGAGTTCAGAGATCCAAGCCTTCAACTCCAAAGCATG GTGGTGGAGGAGCAGGTAGGAACTTTAGGGTAATGGGGTCTTTCCAAACAGGGTTCGGAGGAGGTGGAGTTGGATCAGCTTTTCCTTCTGCAGCAGCAACCTTCCCTCATTATGCCATCCAACAAGGGATACCTTACAATCTTTATGG GTACTCTCCATACTCACCAGACTACACTTACCCTACG AACTACTATGGTTTGTATGGAGGGACAACCGGGCAGTATCCTATGTACGGGACAAGCCCTGCAGGCGGAATGGTGACGGGAGCTGCCGCGGCTGCAGCTGCGTTTTACCCGTATCTGCAATACGGATCAGAAGGGAATGGAGGagctgcagcagcagcagcttatAGTACTACTTCAGGTGTGCAGAACTACGCAACTGGTGTCCAATATccacaccaccaccaccaccacctgtTCCAGTATTCGGCCTTGAATTCAACTGGTGTTGGAGGAGGCTACCAGCACTATGGTCCTCCCATTTCTCTTGCGCCCTCACCCGCCTTGCAATCGCCAG TGTGCTTTGCTGTGCCACAGGCGTAA